A genomic region of Ensifer sp. PDNC004 contains the following coding sequences:
- a CDS encoding TRAP transporter substrate-binding protein: MKLSRRNMMKTGGALLAAPFVLKMGVARAQETITLKLHHFLPPASNVHQRLLTPWAKSLADQSGGALKVDIFPAMQLGGKPPQLYDQASNGVVDIVWTLPGNTPGRFPSTEVFELPFVAAKEATVNAQACQEYGQTHVLKETGDTQLLCFWAHDQGLIHTNKEVTSSADLAGLKLRNPTRLAGEALAALGATPVGMPIPQVPEALAQRAIDGCVLPWEVVPSIKVNELTKFHTEIPGSPTLYTATFFLAMNKSKYEALPADLKAVLDANSGMAFAKKAGEMWDSVGAEVRAAIEASGEGTISTISEDEKAKWVEATRPVHDKWIEDMKAKDLDGKALIAAAQALVQKYSGA, encoded by the coding sequence ATGAAACTGAGCAGACGGAATATGATGAAGACCGGCGGTGCCTTGCTTGCCGCGCCCTTCGTTCTGAAAATGGGTGTGGCGCGCGCCCAGGAAACTATCACGCTGAAACTGCACCATTTCCTGCCGCCGGCATCCAACGTTCATCAGCGGCTGTTGACGCCGTGGGCGAAATCGCTGGCAGACCAAAGCGGTGGCGCGCTGAAGGTCGACATCTTCCCGGCCATGCAGCTCGGCGGAAAGCCGCCGCAGCTCTACGATCAGGCGTCGAACGGCGTCGTCGACATCGTCTGGACCTTGCCCGGCAACACGCCTGGACGCTTCCCATCCACCGAAGTGTTCGAACTACCGTTCGTCGCCGCCAAGGAGGCGACCGTCAACGCACAGGCCTGCCAGGAATATGGCCAGACGCATGTGCTGAAGGAAACCGGCGACACCCAGCTCCTGTGCTTTTGGGCGCACGACCAAGGCCTGATCCACACCAACAAGGAAGTGACGTCCAGTGCGGACCTCGCCGGGCTCAAGCTTCGCAATCCCACACGCCTTGCCGGTGAGGCACTGGCGGCACTGGGTGCGACGCCGGTCGGAATGCCCATTCCGCAGGTGCCGGAAGCACTGGCGCAGCGGGCTATCGACGGTTGCGTACTCCCGTGGGAAGTGGTGCCTTCGATCAAGGTGAACGAGCTTACCAAGTTCCACACCGAGATCCCGGGCTCGCCGACGCTCTATACCGCGACCTTCTTCCTGGCGATGAACAAGAGCAAGTACGAGGCATTGCCGGCCGACCTCAAGGCCGTGCTGGACGCCAACAGCGGCATGGCCTTCGCCAAGAAGGCCGGCGAGATGTGGGACAGTGTCGGCGCAGAAGTGCGCGCCGCGATCGAGGCATCCGGAGAAGGCACAATCAGCACGATCAGCGAGGACGAAAAAGCGAAGTGGGTGGAGGCGACCAGGCCCGTCCACGACAAGTGGATCGAGGACATGAAGGCCAAGGACCTCGACGGCAAGGCGCTGATCGCCGCAGCGCAAGCGCTCGTCCAGAAATATTCGGGCGCCTGA
- a CDS encoding TRAP transporter small permease → MNQQLGASTMEDVGYEDAVRVPRRREVERLAAGLALIGGTLLCLAAGLVTVSVLGRWLFNRPVPADYELVEVAVGVAAFSFLAYTQARNGHIAVDTFTMALPARVTRVIDGLWDLLLAVCLAFFAWGLFTGGLEARGYGTTLIQLPWPIWPVYLTCAALAALAAVIGLSVSLLKIGGGR, encoded by the coding sequence ATGAACCAACAGCTCGGGGCCTCAACAATGGAAGACGTAGGATACGAGGATGCGGTGAGGGTGCCGCGACGCAGGGAAGTCGAACGCCTCGCGGCCGGTTTGGCACTCATCGGCGGCACGCTTCTTTGCCTTGCGGCGGGACTGGTCACCGTCAGCGTGCTGGGCCGCTGGCTGTTCAATCGGCCGGTGCCGGCCGATTACGAACTGGTGGAGGTGGCGGTCGGTGTCGCCGCCTTCTCCTTTCTCGCATACACGCAGGCCCGCAATGGCCATATTGCTGTCGATACCTTCACGATGGCTCTTCCTGCACGCGTCACCCGGGTCATCGACGGCCTGTGGGACCTGCTTTTGGCCGTCTGCCTGGCGTTTTTTGCCTGGGGGCTGTTTACCGGTGGCCTGGAGGCGAGGGGATACGGGACGACCCTCATCCAGCTGCCCTGGCCGATCTGGCCGGTCTATCTGACCTGTGCCGCGCTCGCGGCGCTCGCGGCCGTCATCGGACTTTCCGTTTCCCTCTTGAAAATTGGAGGCGGCCGATGA
- a CDS encoding TRAP transporter large permease, whose product MSGFAIAFVGFAAMLLLIAIRMPISLAMLAVGAAGYAYLSGPHALVYYLQTNTYSQFASYTLSVIPLFILMGALAEQSGIAATLFRVAERGFGRFKGGMPMAVIAACTGFGAICGLSVATTATFGRAALPELRRARVDVGLGTGTIAAGGTLGILIPPSVILVVYAITAEQNIAKLFQAALVPGLLAAAFYLIAIAIVVRRRPDLAPPVTATETVRTPRPFWARPLGLIILAGGVIGWLLGSLGTVGGILLAIFGLLLLAADFAIVPAAVVAVTVVGGIYGEVFTPTEGAAVGAAVTLLVGLLQRTLSLGALKNALLQTAETSGMIFLILLGAEVFGAFLALTQMPATLAAMVGQSGLPPYVVICGMLVTYLVLGAVMDELAMILLTLPVFIPIILTLDLGMPTEDVAIWFGILVLIVVGIGLSAPPIGLNVFIINKLATDVPIVQTYRGVMPFVIADLIRLAIITLSPGVALALVRLLN is encoded by the coding sequence ATGAGCGGTTTTGCCATTGCCTTCGTCGGCTTTGCGGCCATGCTGCTCTTGATCGCCATCCGGATGCCGATCTCTCTTGCCATGCTTGCGGTCGGTGCTGCCGGCTATGCCTATCTCTCCGGCCCGCATGCGCTGGTCTACTATCTGCAGACCAACACCTATAGCCAGTTTGCCAGCTACACGCTTTCGGTCATCCCGCTCTTCATCCTGATGGGCGCGCTCGCCGAGCAGTCGGGCATTGCCGCAACGCTGTTTCGCGTCGCCGAGCGGGGCTTCGGACGCTTCAAGGGCGGAATGCCGATGGCCGTCATCGCCGCCTGCACCGGGTTCGGCGCGATCTGCGGCTTGTCGGTCGCAACCACGGCGACCTTCGGACGCGCGGCGCTGCCGGAACTGCGCCGAGCCCGGGTCGACGTCGGGCTTGGCACCGGGACGATTGCCGCCGGCGGCACCCTCGGCATCCTCATTCCGCCATCCGTGATCCTGGTGGTTTATGCGATCACCGCCGAGCAGAACATCGCCAAGCTGTTTCAGGCAGCCCTGGTGCCGGGGCTATTGGCGGCCGCCTTCTACCTGATCGCGATTGCGATCGTCGTGCGGCGCAGGCCCGATCTCGCGCCGCCGGTGACGGCGACCGAGACGGTTCGAACGCCTCGTCCGTTCTGGGCGAGGCCGCTGGGTCTGATCATCCTGGCCGGTGGTGTCATCGGTTGGTTGCTCGGCTCGCTCGGGACGGTCGGCGGGATCCTGTTGGCGATATTCGGCCTGCTGCTGCTGGCTGCGGACTTTGCGATCGTGCCGGCGGCGGTCGTCGCCGTCACGGTGGTCGGCGGCATCTATGGCGAGGTGTTCACGCCGACGGAAGGTGCCGCGGTGGGGGCTGCCGTAACGCTGCTGGTCGGCCTGCTGCAAAGGACCTTGAGCCTCGGCGCCCTGAAAAACGCTCTGCTGCAGACGGCCGAAACCAGCGGAATGATCTTCCTGATCCTGCTCGGCGCGGAAGTCTTCGGCGCGTTTCTGGCGCTGACGCAGATGCCGGCGACGCTTGCCGCAATGGTCGGACAGTCGGGCCTGCCGCCCTATGTCGTCATCTGCGGAATGCTCGTCACCTATCTCGTGCTTGGCGCCGTCATGGACGAATTGGCGATGATCCTGCTGACGCTGCCGGTCTTCATTCCGATCATCCTGACACTGGATCTGGGCATGCCGACCGAGGATGTCGCCATCTGGTTCGGCATTCTCGTCCTCATCGTCGTCGGCATCGGTCTTTCCGCCCCGCCGATCGGCCTCAACGTCTTCATCATCAACAAGCTGGCGACGGATGTCCCGATCGTGCAGACCTACCGAGGCGTCATGCCCTTCGTCATTGCCGACCTCATCCGATTGGCGATCATCACGCTGTCGCCCGGTGTTGCTTTGGCACTGGTCCGGCTGTTGAATTGA
- a CDS encoding MEKHLA domain-containing protein codes for MTTDYDADDAFALIVASFRQVTGKALVDHPFDGRWLYESAPFALLAHDRSEDPRFFYANKTAQACFGYTWQEFIGMPSRLSAEAPNREERQRLLDSVSTKGFIDNYRGLRIAKSGRRFWIENAIVWQLVRANGEHAGQAAMFHSWKDL; via the coding sequence ATGACAACCGACTATGATGCCGATGACGCCTTCGCCCTGATCGTTGCAAGCTTCCGCCAGGTGACCGGCAAGGCGCTGGTCGACCATCCGTTCGACGGCCGTTGGCTTTACGAGAGCGCACCCTTTGCGCTTTTGGCGCACGACCGATCGGAGGACCCGCGTTTCTTCTACGCCAACAAAACCGCGCAGGCCTGCTTCGGCTACACCTGGCAGGAGTTCATCGGCATGCCGTCGCGCCTCTCGGCCGAGGCGCCGAACCGCGAGGAACGGCAGCGTCTTTTAGACAGCGTCTCCACCAAGGGCTTCATCGACAACTATCGCGGCCTTCGGATCGCGAAATCCGGACGCCGCTTCTGGATCGAGAACGCCATCGTCTGGCAGTTGGTGCGCGCCAACGGCGAACATGCCGGCCAGGCCGCCATGTTCCACAGCTGGAAGGATCTGTAA
- the cysP gene encoding thiosulfate ABC transporter substrate-binding protein CysP → MKRLLILGATLVAHFVTPALAQEPTKLLNASYDVSRELFVAENEAFIKQHPGVTIDQSHAGTSKQARSILEGLEADVVTFNQTTDIEFLAKNGFVSKDWAKAFPNNASPFYSFPSFLVRKGNPKNIKDWSDLARDDVHAVFPNPKTSGNARYTYLAAYAWAKEAYEGDEAKIEAYITKIFDNVPVFDTGGRASTTTFVERETGDVLITFEAETRSIAKQYGADKVEAVIPSVSLLAEFPVAVVDKVAEKHGTQALAKTYLDFLYTEEGQRIAAEFGHRVRNEKVAGEFKAQFPDIRLVNVDDVFGGWSKIQSEHFASDGILDKLYGSR, encoded by the coding sequence ATGAAACGCCTCCTCATTCTCGGCGCCACCCTTGTCGCGCATTTTGTGACCCCTGCGCTGGCACAGGAGCCGACGAAGCTTCTCAACGCCTCCTACGACGTTTCGCGCGAACTCTTCGTGGCCGAGAACGAGGCCTTCATCAAGCAGCATCCGGGCGTGACGATCGACCAGTCGCATGCCGGCACGTCGAAGCAGGCCCGCTCGATCCTCGAAGGCCTGGAAGCCGACGTCGTCACCTTCAACCAGACCACCGATATCGAATTCCTGGCCAAGAACGGCTTTGTCTCCAAGGACTGGGCGAAGGCGTTCCCGAATAATGCCTCGCCGTTCTATTCCTTCCCGTCTTTCCTGGTGCGCAAGGGCAACCCGAAGAACATCAAGGACTGGTCCGACCTGGCCCGTGACGACGTTCACGCGGTCTTCCCCAATCCGAAGACCTCGGGCAATGCGCGCTACACCTATCTGGCGGCCTATGCCTGGGCCAAGGAGGCCTATGAGGGCGACGAGGCGAAGATCGAGGCCTACATCACCAAGATCTTCGACAACGTTCCGGTGTTCGACACCGGCGGCCGCGCCTCGACCACGACCTTCGTCGAGCGCGAAACCGGCGACGTCCTGATCACCTTCGAGGCCGAGACCCGCAGCATCGCCAAGCAGTATGGCGCCGACAAGGTCGAAGCCGTCATCCCGTCGGTCAGCCTGCTCGCGGAATTCCCGGTCGCGGTCGTCGACAAGGTTGCCGAGAAACACGGCACGCAGGCGCTCGCCAAGACCTATCTCGACTTCCTCTATACCGAGGAAGGCCAGCGCATCGCCGCCGAATTCGGCCATCGCGTCCGCAACGAGAAGGTTGCCGGCGAATTCAAGGCGCAGTTCCCGGATATTCGCCTCGTCAATGTCGACGACGTCTTTGGCGGATGGAGCAAGATCCAGTCCGAGCACTTCGCGTCCGACGGCATCCTGGACAAGCTCTACGGCAGCCGCTGA
- the cysW gene encoding sulfate ABC transporter permease subunit CysW, giving the protein MRFKKTARTLPRVGDGPVFRRALIGAVLIIGAFLILAPLLIIGVEAFAKGWQVYRDTILHPDTRHAIMLTVLAALIAVPVNTAFGVAAAWAITKFDFRGKGFLLVVIEIPFSVSPIVAGVAYLFVYGLQGLFGPTLDAYGIKILFAIPGIVLASMFVTAPFVARELIPLMQAQGRDLEEAAVSLGASGFRTFFSVTLPNIKWALLYGVVLCNARVMGEFGAVSVVSGNIRGQTNTLPLHIELLYHDYQAAGAFASASILALIAVFTIIAKVALERQGAGRVRPVANSAENAS; this is encoded by the coding sequence ATGCGTTTCAAAAAGACCGCACGCACGCTGCCGCGGGTGGGTGACGGACCTGTCTTCCGCCGTGCCCTGATCGGCGCCGTACTGATCATCGGCGCGTTCCTGATCCTCGCGCCGCTGCTGATCATCGGCGTCGAGGCCTTTGCCAAGGGCTGGCAGGTCTATCGCGACACGATCCTGCATCCCGACACGCGCCACGCGATCATGCTCACGGTGCTTGCCGCGCTGATCGCCGTCCCAGTCAACACCGCCTTCGGCGTGGCCGCTGCCTGGGCGATCACCAAGTTCGATTTCCGCGGCAAGGGTTTCCTGCTGGTGGTGATCGAGATCCCGTTCTCGGTTTCGCCGATCGTCGCGGGCGTTGCCTATCTCTTCGTCTACGGGCTGCAGGGTCTGTTTGGCCCGACGCTCGATGCCTATGGCATCAAGATCCTGTTTGCCATTCCCGGCATCGTGCTCGCCTCGATGTTCGTCACCGCGCCGTTTGTCGCCCGCGAGCTCATTCCGCTGATGCAGGCGCAGGGGAGGGACCTCGAAGAGGCGGCCGTTTCCCTCGGCGCTTCCGGCTTTCGCACCTTCTTCTCGGTGACGTTGCCCAACATCAAATGGGCGCTGCTCTACGGCGTCGTCCTTTGCAATGCGCGCGTGATGGGCGAGTTCGGCGCGGTTTCGGTCGTGTCGGGCAACATCCGTGGCCAGACCAACACCCTGCCGCTCCATATCGAGCTGCTCTATCACGATTACCAGGCGGCGGGCGCTTTTGCGTCGGCGTCCATTCTGGCGCTCATTGCCGTCTTCACCATCATCGCCAAGGTCGCTCTGGAGCGCCAAGGGGCGGGCCGCGTCCGCCCAGTTGCCAATTCCGCGGAGAATGCATCATGA
- a CDS encoding sulfate/molybdate ABC transporter ATP-binding protein, translated as MKIRLDHVVKTFQTFRAVKDVSLEIESGELVALLGPSGSGKTTILRMVAGLEFADGGHIYFGDQDATDIPVRDRGVGFVFQHYALFPHMTVAQNIAFGMEVSKVKRDKAAIQVRVAELLRLVRLEGLGERFPAQISGGQRQRVALARALAVDPKVLLLDEPFGALDANVRRELRRWLREIHTQLGITTLFVTHDQEEALDLADRVVILKDGHIVQQGTPEEVCREPKSAFVMKFLGDANMLPAEVRDGRAYADGVVIDAAGIADGKAELYARPVDLDWAIGGPGIAANISRVMDRPAGRRVVATTERGVPLELDLEPERVVKAGDTGYVTLRRATVFAI; from the coding sequence ATGAAGATCCGCCTTGACCACGTCGTCAAGACTTTCCAAACCTTCCGTGCCGTCAAGGACGTGTCGCTCGAGATCGAAAGTGGCGAGCTCGTCGCGCTGCTCGGGCCCTCCGGTTCCGGCAAGACGACGATATTGCGCATGGTCGCCGGGCTCGAATTCGCCGATGGCGGCCACATCTATTTCGGCGACCAGGATGCGACCGACATCCCCGTGCGCGATCGCGGCGTCGGCTTCGTGTTCCAGCACTACGCGCTTTTCCCGCACATGACGGTGGCCCAGAACATCGCCTTCGGCATGGAGGTCTCGAAGGTCAAGCGCGACAAGGCGGCGATCCAGGTGCGGGTCGCTGAACTTTTGCGCCTGGTTCGCCTCGAAGGGCTCGGCGAACGGTTTCCTGCGCAGATCTCCGGCGGCCAGCGCCAGCGCGTCGCCCTGGCCCGTGCGCTTGCCGTCGATCCCAAGGTGCTCTTGCTCGACGAGCCATTCGGCGCGCTTGATGCTAATGTCCGGCGCGAGCTGCGGCGCTGGCTGCGCGAAATCCATACCCAGCTCGGCATCACCACGCTCTTCGTCACTCACGACCAGGAAGAGGCGCTCGATCTTGCCGACCGCGTGGTGATCCTGAAGGATGGCCACATCGTCCAGCAGGGAACGCCGGAGGAGGTCTGCCGCGAGCCGAAATCGGCCTTCGTCATGAAGTTCCTCGGCGATGCCAACATGCTGCCCGCCGAGGTGCGTGACGGTCGGGCCTATGCCGATGGCGTGGTCATCGACGCTGCAGGGATCGCCGACGGCAAGGCCGAGCTTTACGCCCGGCCGGTCGATCTCGATTGGGCGATCGGAGGTCCCGGCATCGCTGCCAATATCAGCCGGGTGATGGATCGCCCGGCCGGCCGCCGGGTGGTCGCGACGACCGAGCGCGGCGTGCCGTTGGAACTGGACTTGGAGCCGGAGCGGGTCGTGAAGGCCGGCGACACCGGCTACGTGACGCTGCGCCGCGCGACGGTGTTTGCGATATAG
- a CDS encoding DUF2277 domain-containing protein encodes MCRNIKPLFNFEPPATNAEVHDAALQFVRKLSGTNKPSKRNEAAFEHAVNSIAACAQELLDALETSQPPRNREEEAAKARARNAVRFA; translated from the coding sequence ATGTGCCGAAACATCAAACCCCTGTTCAATTTCGAGCCGCCGGCGACGAACGCCGAGGTCCATGACGCTGCACTGCAGTTCGTGCGCAAGCTGAGCGGAACCAACAAGCCATCCAAGCGGAACGAAGCGGCGTTCGAGCATGCCGTCAATTCGATTGCCGCATGCGCGCAGGAACTGCTCGACGCACTCGAGACGTCACAGCCCCCACGCAACCGCGAGGAAGAAGCCGCCAAGGCGCGCGCACGGAACGCCGTCCGCTTCGCCTGA
- a CDS encoding tlde1 domain-containing protein yields MRPLLITCCGTALVGAAAWSLVGMAAIGNSYAHGSGRLLPKPQLHLAEKTKERVWDKHARTNQATRLVAAAAAQPVMVASLAPSEARFASDPLFPMDAETIGKSARIAAAVKKAVLASEKVASNSTPSTEARRQAATIGLPAPERFAPIASVAAAQYPVQLAYATPSQSHVEGSAFSALLTAPSEDDLAEQPDQDQDETEDTSALPSHEDTPSVGPMPQFRPRTAQAEKPPAEDEKPATKQAEAAAVKKEEETAKADEDEAPKKQKLAYARPEDPTENSAGTGFGQALRNMFGGGAKAGNGVAVYDITAAKVYMPDGSVLEAHSGIGKMADNPRYVDVKMTGPTPPHTYNLRMRETRFHGVEAIRMLPVDGRNKHGRDGFLTHSYLLRGKRAESHGCVAFADYPRFLTAFKQGKVKQIVVVPSGGRAAGMRLAQNGRNS; encoded by the coding sequence TTGCGCCCATTGCTGATCACTTGCTGCGGCACCGCCCTCGTCGGCGCGGCTGCGTGGTCGCTTGTCGGCATGGCCGCGATCGGCAATTCCTACGCGCATGGTTCCGGCCGCCTGCTGCCGAAGCCGCAGCTGCATTTGGCTGAGAAGACCAAAGAGCGCGTCTGGGACAAACACGCCAGAACCAACCAGGCGACGCGGCTCGTGGCCGCCGCCGCGGCGCAGCCAGTCATGGTCGCAAGCCTCGCTCCCAGCGAGGCGAGGTTCGCGTCCGATCCCCTGTTCCCGATGGACGCGGAAACGATCGGCAAAAGTGCCCGGATCGCAGCCGCGGTGAAAAAGGCCGTACTGGCGTCCGAGAAAGTCGCAAGCAACTCCACTCCCTCGACCGAGGCCCGCCGCCAGGCCGCAACGATTGGCCTGCCGGCGCCGGAACGCTTCGCGCCGATCGCCAGCGTTGCCGCGGCCCAATATCCGGTCCAACTCGCCTACGCCACCCCATCCCAGAGCCACGTGGAAGGCAGCGCCTTTTCCGCTTTGTTGACGGCACCGTCCGAGGACGATCTCGCCGAACAGCCGGACCAGGACCAGGACGAGACTGAAGACACGTCCGCCCTGCCGAGCCATGAGGACACGCCCTCGGTCGGTCCCATGCCGCAATTCCGCCCCCGCACCGCGCAGGCGGAAAAGCCGCCCGCCGAAGACGAAAAACCTGCGACCAAACAGGCGGAAGCCGCGGCGGTGAAAAAGGAAGAAGAGACCGCCAAGGCAGACGAGGATGAAGCGCCGAAGAAGCAGAAGCTTGCCTATGCGCGACCGGAAGATCCGACCGAAAACAGTGCCGGCACCGGCTTCGGCCAGGCGCTGCGCAACATGTTTGGCGGCGGAGCGAAAGCCGGCAACGGCGTCGCCGTCTACGACATCACCGCCGCCAAGGTCTATATGCCTGACGGCAGCGTACTCGAGGCCCATTCCGGTATCGGCAAGATGGCCGACAACCCACGCTACGTCGACGTCAAGATGACCGGGCCGACGCCGCCGCACACCTATAATCTCAGGATGCGCGAAACCCGTTTCCACGGGGTCGAAGCGATCCGCATGCTGCCGGTCGACGGACGGAACAAGCACGGCCGCGACGGCTTCCTGACGCATAGCTACCTGCTGCGCGGCAAGCGCGCGGAATCCCATGGCTGCGTCGCCTTCGCCGACTATCCGCGGTTCCTGACCGCCTTCAAGCAGGGCAAGGTCAAGCAGATCGTCGTGGTGCCGAGCGGTGGACGCGCGGCCGGCATGCGCCTGGCACAGAACGGCCGGAACTCTTGA
- a CDS encoding sensor histidine kinase KdpD encodes MIQGDAVSLERAVTNLVQNAIEHAGNQGMIVVRVEPGGVIKVSDDGPGIPEAERERVFEAFYRLNPRERGAGLGLNLVLQITERHNGRVSILTTPSGGACFRLAFQGARI; translated from the coding sequence ATGATACAGGGAGACGCAGTCTCGCTCGAACGCGCGGTTACCAATCTCGTCCAGAACGCGATCGAGCATGCGGGAAACCAGGGCATGATCGTCGTGCGGGTCGAGCCAGGCGGCGTGATCAAAGTCAGCGACGACGGCCCTGGCATTCCGGAGGCGGAACGCGAGCGCGTCTTTGAGGCTTTCTACCGCCTCAATCCACGGGAACGCGGCGCTGGTCTTGGCCTCAATCTCGTTCTGCAGATCACGGAGCGACACAATGGCCGTGTGAGCATCCTGACCACCCCGAGCGGGGGCGCCTGCTTCCGGCTGGCCTTCCAAGGCGCGCGCATCTGA
- a CDS encoding sigma-70 family RNA polymerase sigma factor → MVANSLNHWLGLLFRRHHKEVVRYASRLIGNRDDGEEVVQNAYLRMVRVDRRNVEHPRSYLFKAARNAAIDFRIKLEREWSRRVELNQADRLSSSDDFALRLEFRDKVAALSVLLNELPIACRTAFIMNKVEGHSHREIAETLGISVSMVEKHMLRALCHCRDVRREMDHV, encoded by the coding sequence ATGGTGGCAAATTCTCTCAATCACTGGCTCGGCCTGCTCTTCAGGCGCCACCACAAGGAGGTGGTGCGGTACGCCTCGCGCCTGATCGGTAACCGGGACGACGGTGAGGAAGTGGTTCAGAACGCCTATCTGCGCATGGTGAGGGTCGACCGCCGCAATGTCGAGCATCCGCGTTCCTACCTGTTCAAGGCAGCCCGAAATGCGGCGATCGACTTTCGTATCAAGCTGGAGCGGGAGTGGTCGCGCCGGGTCGAACTGAACCAGGCAGACCGCCTGTCGTCGTCGGACGACTTTGCGCTGCGGCTGGAATTTCGCGACAAGGTAGCAGCCCTATCCGTACTCTTGAACGAACTGCCGATCGCCTGCCGGACGGCTTTTATCATGAACAAGGTCGAGGGCCATTCGCACCGGGAAATAGCCGAAACACTTGGCATCTCGGTCAGCATGGTTGAAAAGCACATGCTGCGTGCGCTGTGCCATTGCCGCGACGTGCGGCGCGAGATGGACCATGTCTGA
- a CDS encoding FecR domain-containing protein codes for MKPASTATHCPAKDISDAALGWVVRLHSGEATVDDQRAYEAWRGQSAEHEAAAVEAEALWDDAAHLRRDRRTGLIYPGRDTALLSRRRLLTGAVGIAVLGGGLAASRPWLRILGSDYATATAETRSIDLPDGSRVILNARTAMDVDFDERARRVVLKEGQAFFDVAADARPFQVASGETIVTALGTAFDVDANAADGSLGIAVTRHSVRVSPMAGGDLMGVTLAEGERVSVGGDGAIGSPAVQDPAIALAWQSGMYVAENRRLGDVVAALNRYHGGWIVFSHDRLKSTLVSAVLDLRTPDASLAALASGLPIRVTRMTRFVTLISAV; via the coding sequence ATGAAACCCGCATCGACGGCAACGCACTGTCCTGCGAAAGACATCTCCGACGCGGCGCTCGGCTGGGTCGTCCGGCTCCATTCCGGTGAGGCGACCGTAGACGACCAACGCGCCTATGAGGCGTGGCGCGGACAAAGCGCAGAGCACGAGGCGGCAGCGGTGGAAGCGGAAGCCTTGTGGGACGATGCGGCACATCTGCGCCGCGATCGCCGCACCGGCCTCATCTATCCCGGCCGCGACACCGCGCTCCTTTCACGACGCCGCCTTCTGACCGGCGCGGTCGGCATCGCTGTCCTGGGCGGCGGGCTTGCCGCTTCGCGCCCCTGGCTGCGCATCCTCGGCTCCGATTACGCGACAGCCACGGCAGAGACCCGTTCTATCGACCTGCCCGACGGGTCGAGGGTGATCCTCAACGCGCGCACGGCGATGGATGTGGATTTCGACGAGCGGGCCCGCCGGGTGGTTTTGAAGGAAGGCCAGGCATTTTTCGACGTGGCGGCGGACGCGCGGCCGTTTCAGGTTGCCTCAGGTGAAACCATTGTCACGGCCCTTGGAACCGCTTTCGATGTGGACGCCAATGCCGCCGATGGTTCGCTCGGCATTGCCGTGACCCGTCATTCCGTTCGCGTATCGCCAATGGCTGGCGGCGACCTCATGGGCGTTACGCTCGCCGAAGGGGAGCGTGTGTCGGTCGGTGGTGACGGCGCCATCGGCAGCCCTGCCGTGCAGGATCCGGCAATCGCGCTCGCTTGGCAGTCCGGCATGTATGTCGCCGAAAACCGCCGGCTCGGCGACGTCGTCGCGGCCCTCAACCGCTATCATGGCGGCTGGATCGTCTTCAGTCACGACCGCTTGAAATCGACGCTGGTCAGCGCCGTTTTGGATTTGAGAACGCCGGACGCCTCGCTTGCAGCGCTTGCGTCCGGCCTGCCGATCCGGGTCACACGCATGACCCGCTTCGTGACACTGATCTCGGCGGTCTAG